The following are from one region of the Gossypium hirsutum isolate 1008001.06 chromosome D03, Gossypium_hirsutum_v2.1, whole genome shotgun sequence genome:
- the LOC107950186 gene encoding exocyst complex component EXO70B1, translated as MGTTTTTTSLDAGGEDRVMAAAQQIVKSLNTAKEVREDMLLIFSSFDNRLSNITNLIKKDSDSTGVRFDAAEKVILRWDSSSSNPDTSCHSLPWEDSPHEAAEYLSAVDEILKLVVDVSIRSDNEIMDRAEAAVQLAMSRLEDEFRLILIRNTVPLDAEGLYCSIRRVSLSFAVNEGEIDEEFESFGEVDSVRGCFHDRGASLGDDLCVDLINADAVVELKEIADRMIRSGYEKECVQTYSNVRRDALDECLVILGVEKLSIEEVQKIEWKALDEKMNKWILAIKITVRVLLSGEKRLCDQIFNGFDSIKEICFSETAKGCVMQLLNFGEAVAIGKRSSEKLFRILDMYDVLADALLDLEMMITDEFLCSEAKGVLSGLGEAAKGTFVEFENAVKSEASKKPMQNGEIHPLTRYVMNYVKLLVDYSKTLNLLLESDEDEEDDGLQSEDSELETTTPFAKRLLLLISSLESNLEEKSKLYEDGALHCIFLMNNILYIVQKVKDSELGKLLGDNWVRKRRGQVRQYATNYLRACWMKALYCLKDEGIGGSSNNASKVTLKERFKNFNAFFEEIYRIQTGWKVPDPQLREELRISISEKVIPAYRSFMGRFGSQLESGRNSGKYIKYTPEDLENYLLDLFEGSPLILHHMRRKNS; from the coding sequence ATGGGAACGACTACGACTACGACTAGCCTTGATGCGGGAGGCGAAGACCGGGTTATGGCGGCGGCTCAGCAGATAGTGAAGAGTCTCAACACTGCAAAAGAGGTTCGTGAAgatatgcttttgattttctcGAGCTTCGATAACCGCTTATCCAACATcaccaatttaataaaaaaagactCTGACAGTACCGGCGTACGGTTTGACGCCGCCGAGAAAGTGATCCTCCGGTGGGATTCTTCCTCATCTAACCCTGACACTTCCTGTCACTCTCTTCCTTGGGAAGACTCTCCCCATGAAGCCGCCGAGTACCTCTCAGCGGTTGACGAAATCCTTAAATTGGTTGTTGATGTGTCGATTCGGTCCGATAATGAAATCATGGACCGGGCTGAGGCCGCTGTTCAGTTGGCTATGTCGAGGCTAGAAGATGAGTTTCGGCTTATTTTGATTAGGAACACCGTCCCACTCGACGCGGAGGGGCTTTACTGTTCGATCCGGAGGGTTTCCCTTTCTTTCGCAGTGAATGAAGGGGAAATTGATGAGGAATTTGAGAGTTTCGGAGAGGTTGATAGCGTAAGAGGGTGCTTTCACGACCGAGGAGCGAGTTTGGGAGATGATTTATGTGTTGATTTGATAAATGCTGATGCTGTTGTGGAGTTGAAAGAGATTGCAGACCGGATGATCCGGTCTGGCTATGAAAAAGAGTGCGTTCAAACTTATAGTAATGTTAGGCGTGATGCTTTGGATGAGTGTTTGGTGATTCTTGGAGTTGAGAAGTTGAGTATTGAGGAAGTTCAGAAGATTGAGTGGAAAGCTTTGGATGAAAAGATGAATAAATGGATTCTGGCAATTAAGATTACTGTTAGGGTTCTTTTGAGTGGGGAAAAGAGACTTTGTGATCAGATCTTTAATGGGTTCGATTCGATCAAAGAAATTTGTTTTAGTGAGACTGCTAAAGGCTGTGTAATGCAGTTATTGAATTTTGGCGAAGCAGTGGCTATCGGGAAAAGATCATCTGAGAAGTTGTTTCGAATTCTGGATATGTATGATGTGTTGGCTGATGCATTGCTCGATCTTGAGATGATGATTACAGATGAATTCCTGTGTAGTGAAGCAAAGGGAGTACTGTCTGGATTAGGCGAAGCAGCGAAAGGGACTTTTGTGGAGTTTGAGAATGCTGTGAAGAGTGAGGCCTCGAAGAAACCTATGCAGAATGGTGAGATTCATCCACTTACACGTTATGTGATGAATTATGTCAAACTGCTTGTCGATTATAGCAAGACTTTGAATTTGTTATTGGAGAGTGATgaggatgaagaagatgatggatTACAGAGTGAAGATAGTGAGCTTGAGACTACGACTCCATTTGCTAAACGGCTGTTGTTGTTGATATCCTCTTTGGAGTCCAATCTCGAGGAGAAATCGAAACTGTATGAGGATGGTGCGTTGCATTGTATATTTTTGATGAATAATATTCTGTATATAGTGCAAAAGGTGAAGGATTCTGAGCTGGGTAAGCTTTTGGGAGACAATTGGGTTCGTAAGCGGCGTGGCCAAGTACGACAGTATGCTACAAATTATCTTCGGGCTTGTTGGATGAAAGCTCTGTATTGTCTGAAGGATGAAGGAATTGGTGGTAGCTCTAACAATGCCTCCAAGGTGACCTTGAAGGAGAGATTTAAGAACTTCAATGCATTTTTTGAAGAAATATATAGGATTCAGACAGGTTGGAAGGTCCCTGATCCTCAACTTCGTGAAGAGCTTCGAATTTCTATATCAGAGAAAGTAATTCCAGCTTATAGATCCTTCATGGGGAGATTTGGGAGTCAGCTAGAGAGTGGAAGGAATTCTGGAAAATACATTAAGTATACCCCAGAGGATctggaaaattatcttttggattTATTTGAAGGATCACCTCTCATTCTTCACCATATGAGAAGAAAAAATTCATAG
- the LOC107950187 gene encoding COMM domain-containing protein 9 has protein sequence MERTLWGHLPLLVRANSKESVEYILQTLWRTRKTGLDADDRRLICQMLQLQNESDLDPLLVCLRMLMRKCVYENISKDDIQKLFPSEVLPELQRLLTLLLQKFQREWRADVHMDKVSLPRLKTMTWNLATQDSEVREPVAVINLKLQNDMQCPQESDLSFQLAKETLDTMLKSVYSIRDQLSNMGET, from the exons ATGGAGCGTACGCTTTGGGGACATCTACCCTTGTTAGTAAGAGCCAACTCCAAAGAATCGGTGGAATATATTCTTCAAACCCTTTGGAGAACCCGGAAGACTGGTCTCGACGCCGATGACCGTCGACTCATCTGCCAAATGCTTCAGCTCCAAAACGAGTCCGACCTTGACCCG CTTCTAGTATGTCTACGCATGTTAATGCGTAAATGTGTTTATGAGAACATCAGCAAAGATGATATTCAAAAGCTGTTTCCTAGTGAGGTTCTTCCTGAATTACAAAGACTGTTGACACTTTTGCTGCAAAAGTTTCAAAGAGAATGGCGTGCAGATGTACACATGGATAAG gTTTCTTTGCCACGCTTAAAGACAATGACTTGGAATTTGGCAACTCAGGACAGTGAAGTGAGGGAACCGGTGGCTGTTATCAATTTGAAG CTTCAAAATGATATGCAGTGTCCACAAGAGTCGGATTTGTCATTCCAATTAGCCAAAGAAACACTGGATACAATGCTGAAGTCTGTGTACAGTATAAGAGATCAGTTGTCGAATATG GGTGAGACATAA